Proteins co-encoded in one Plectropomus leopardus isolate mb chromosome 14, YSFRI_Pleo_2.0, whole genome shotgun sequence genomic window:
- the slc38a6 gene encoding probable sodium-coupled neutral amino acid transporter 6, with protein MSISRNANADLYSERVSGDIEGNETTPLLSNGSAQTRAKGASFASSVFNLMNAIMGSGILGLAYAMANTGIVGFCILLVLVSSLAAYSIHLLLTLCDQTGINSYEELGGRALQKPGKVLVGISILIQNIGAMSSYLFILKSELPATIKSFMSSANEGPVWYEDGRLLLILATLSVVLPLAMLPKIGFLGYTSSIAFFFMLYFAVVVVIKKWSIPCPLPHNVTTLSAAFQISNSSDSECIPKLFIVSSKSGYAIPTMAFSFLCHTAILPIYCELDRPSKAKMQNITNVSISLSFTVYVVSALFGYLTFYAHVDSELLLGYDKVLPHDIMVMVVRLAILFSVLLTVPLILFPARKAASLLLFGFRPFSWLIHITSTVIILSVVLLLAIFVPDISHVFGVVGSTTSTCLMFVYPGIFYLKINGAPLRSCNSIGAVLLVIFGLMIGILSFVTIALTWVLAY; from the exons ATGAGCATCAGTAGAAATGCAAACGCAGATTTATACAGTGAACGTGTGTCCGGGGACATCGAGGGAAACGAAACTACACCTTTATTATCAAAT gGGTCAGCGCAGACCAGAGCCAAAGGAGCCTCCTTCGCCTCCTCCGTGTTTAACCTCATGAACGCCATCATGGGCAGCGGTATACTCGGATTAGCTTATGCTATGGCCAACACTGGAATAGTTGGTTTTTG TATCCTGTTAGTACTGGTGTCCAGCCTGGCTGCGTACTCTATACATCTCCTTCTGACGCTATGTGACCAAACAG GTATTAATTCATATGAAGAGCTTGGAGGAAGAGCCTTGCAGAAACCAGGAAaa GTTCTGGTTGGAATTTCTATTCTTATCCAAAACATTGGTG CCATGTCATCCTATTTGTTCATCCTGAAGTCGGAGCTTCCTGCAACCATCAAAAGCTTCATGAGCTCAGCCAATGAAGG ACCTGTCTGGTATGAAGACGGCAGATTGCTTCTGATCCTTGCCACACTTAGTGTTGTTCTACCTCTGGCAATGTTGCCTAAAATTG GCTTCCTGGGCTACACCAGCAGCATCGCCTTTTTCTTCATGCTGTATTTTGCAGTTGTG GTTGTGATAAAGAAATGGTCCATCCCCTGCCCACTGCCTCACAACGTAACAACACTCTCAGCTGCCTTTCAG ataTCAAATTCCTCTGACTCAGAATGTATACCCAAACTCTTCATCGTCTCCAGTAAG AGCGGTTACGCCATCCCCACCATGGCCTTCTCCTTCCTGTGCCACACGGCTATTCTGCCAATCTACTGCGAACTGGACCG ACCCTCTAAGGCCAAGATGCAGAACATTACAAATGTCAGTATTAGCCTCAGCTTCACTGTGTACGTTGTTTCTGCGCTGTTTGGCTACCTCACCTTCTACG CTCATGTGGACTCTGAGCTGTTGCTTGGCTACGACAAGGTTCTGCCTCATGACATCATGGTGATGGTGGTCCGACTGGCCATCCTGTTCTCCGTGTTGTTGACTGTGCCCCTCATTCTCTTCCCT GCCCGTAAAGCTGCATCCTTGCTGCTGTTTGGATTTCGTCCTTTCTCCTGGCTGATCCACATCACTTCAACTGTAATCATCCTGAgtgtggtgctgctgctggccaTCTTTGTGCCTGATATCAGTCATGTGTTTGGAGTCGTTG GATCGACAACATCCACCTGTCTGATGTTTGTTTACCCCGGCATTTTCTACCTCAAGATAAACGGGGCACCCCTCAGATCCTGTAACTCCATTGGG GCTGTGCTCCTGGTGATCTTTGGTCTCATGATAGGAATCCTGAGCTTCGTTACCATCGCTCTCACGTGGGTTCTTGCCTACTAA